From Punica granatum isolate Tunisia-2019 chromosome 1, ASM765513v2, whole genome shotgun sequence:
CCCTTCCCACTCCATCCGATtatttccctctctctctctctctctctctctctctctctctctctctctctatgacCTGCTGTTTCTGGCTGCTTCTTCTTGTCGGTGGAGCTGATCGATCGCCATGTAATACGTCGTTGATTCCTTGCGAGGTGAGCTCGGATCGGTTTTCATGTTCAAGTGAGGTGATCGGTCCTCGAGTGGAGGACTGACTTACGAACCTGATGAATGGATAGTTCTTATTTGCCAGAAGTGGGGAGAATTGAGTTTGCATATGATGAAACTTTAGCTGTCTGTTTCACATCGTCCTCGCTTTGGTTCGTTCATATCCGTTGACTCTTGGTGTTATATCTGATTGTTGGGTTAGCTTGTCCACCACAAAATAATTTGAGCATGACGATGATGGAATTTTCGAGATTCCACACTGAAAAGTTAAAATAGAAGGGTCATCATCTTCTCCACTGGCGTCTGGACCATCTAGCGATACGGTGGATTGCCGCGAATTACCGTACTATGTGGAGATGGTTGTGTCTATATTATGCTTATGTTATTTGTATCCCCTAGCTGTTATTGACGTTGTCGATCCATTTCTTGTTGCTATATATGTGTTCTGTTTTGCAGTTCAAGCCTGAAGAAATAACTGCCATTATGAATGATTTTACTGAACCGGGGACCCTTGCACCAACCGGACTGTTCCTCGGGGGGACAAAGTATATGGTCATACAAGGTGAACCAGGTGCTGTTATTCGAGGAAAGAAGGTAAATATGTTGTTGTAATCGGATTATATCATTATGGGTCTCATTATATATGCTGTTGGGAACTGTCGCATGATGAATTATACTTTCGTTGGCCAGCTTAAGATTGTAAATGGCTTGGTGGTGCTAACGTCGTCCCGTCCTTGTCGGTTctcatatttaaatatttattcaatttCCATGGATTGAAACATGATCATTCTTCTATCCTAATGTGAGCAGAATTATTTGATAACAGAGATGATGCAGCCCGTTATCTGTCACTTTAAGCATTTAGTTGTTTGGAGGGTTTCTACTATAGACTCGTAGTGAGAGTTAAGGATTATCCTTTGGGGGGATTCTAGGCCTTCGATTACTTTATTGTCCAAGAGAGAGGGCGAAGAAGGGGAAGCCTGCAGAGTTGAGGATGTTAATTGCATGACTCTCTATATGTGCTCGTGCATTAGATATTGGTTGAACAGAAGTTGTTTGAGAGGTTTGCGGACCTGTATTTAGTGCATAAATTGCATCATTAGTCATTTTAGGTGCCAGTGATGGACTACCTTATGCCCTTATTATTGGGTCATTTTCATTTGCCTTATAAACTAGCCTGGTTGATCGGTCATAACAAAATTGCAGGGACCTGGTGGTGTTACTGTCAAGAAGACGAACCAAGCCTTGATAATTGGCATCTATGACGAGCCAATGACCCCAGGCCAGTGCAATATGATAGTCGAGAGGCTGGGTGACTATCTCATCGACCAGGGTCTCTAATCACGAATTTTGTCTGTGCACTTAATTTCCTCCTTTTCATTTTACGGTTGGGCTTTTTGTTGGTGAGGGTATACATCTGCCTGCATGAAGTTGGAATTCTTGCAGTCTGGTGACGTTGCTTTTACAATTTGAGGTCATGGAGGCTTCAAAAGAtaaaaaacagaagaaaatgtTGTTTGCACTCCGAGAGTAGATTTTATATGTGGGGGCCTATATTACTTCTTCTTAATTAGTGTTCACCTTTGTTTTAATTGTCTGTCTTCCCCTGGTTGGACCTCTATTTGCTATAGTCTTGGTGTCTCTCTTGTCGACATGGAAATCTGGTTTTTCCATGGTAGAGTCTGAACATAGATCTTTTAGCAGCAACTCAAGGTGTAACATATTCCTTATGCTCGCCACCGTAATGAGtacattatttttatatttatgtggCTTTAAGAATTTTTGGAACCTGAAGCACTTAGTTTGGTTACCAAACACCGTCTTATGTTTTATGAACTTATTAGATTTGAGGACAGTGGCCCACATAGCTGCTGCTTTACTTCTATAAGAGTGAGTGACCTGACCTGATCATATTTTGTGGACATCGCCTCTTTTCGTATTGGGTTTTTCAATGCTATAATGATATTTATCAGTCCAGAATGTTGTATACTGACTAAATTAGCGCCTAGGAGTTATATTGATGCTTTTCGCATCTCTTAGGCCTTGTTTGGaaatggaatatatatatatatatatatatatatatgtgtgtatatatatttaattaggtTGTAATATTATGGTGGGGGAGaacataaaaaagtaatagttATGTTggattatgaaaaaaagtaatgaatagttgagggaaagtaatgattgtgttgaattgtggaaaaagtaataaatagtcaagagaatttaatactaaaatttgaattgaatggaaattaagataaaaaaaattgaagagaaatgaaaaagtaataattgtgttgttgaattgttgataagtgaagttaaagtggagttgattaattaaaattacttcAAAATCAAACAAGACTGATTCTCACAGCATGATGTCATGAAACCTTAGAAAACAGAGAGAGGGCTGCAAGTTTGCCGCGATGAGTTTGTAACTCATCGATGAAATGACAACCATTAGCTGCATCGAGTATGAGAACTGTCTTGATTCATTTGTGGACCATTCCATTAGCAAATGAATGTCCACAAAGAAGTATGATGGAGATTATCAATGGCGAGAGCATAAGCTGAACCAAAAAGAATACACTCTGGATGAGGAGAGTTGCTAGGAAAATTGAATCTGCATTATTTAGAGATGGAGCGCAATTCTTCGCGAGACGCACTAGGGAGCTACAGTTAGGAAGAGATAAGTAAATTTCTGCACATCGCAAGCTCCAGTGCTGAAACAAATAGCTCGAACAGGCTGCCAATGAAGTTCCATAGGCACATTATTCTCCGCAAACATTATAATGCATGGCAACCGAACGCCCATTGATCCTCGTAACCGAACACCCATTGATCCTCCCAGAAACGAGCACTATTAGTAATAGTCTATTACCTTCAACCTGTCAACGGACCTAATCGATTAGACAGCTCATCCCGAGAGTGAGATTGTTTTCGAAAGCCAACAATAATCTGAGGAGCAAGTTAAAACGGAAGAGGTTTGTAGAAAAGAACTTTCACCCCAATGATTAACAGGTCTGGTGAGAAAGAATGTCTCAGGCATCTTTGCCTAAAAGAGCCACATTGAAATCAGTCTCTCTCCCTGCTAGCATAGTCTTTCAATTTCATGGCAGAAACTCTGGGGAGCCTCACGATTTGCATTGCGTATGTTGAAATAGTCGAGGAGAACCGATTGGATGAGAGTTAACTACGAACCGTTCGTGTGAAGCAGAAGCTGACCATCCAATTGAACTCACTGTCGAACTCGCAGGAGGCTCGAGAACCAGATTGTCAGTGTTTGAGCCTGCGGCCCCTCCACGTGGCTCATTGTGGGCTCCATGCCTCTATGATGTCTCATGTACGGCACAGGACAAGCCATGGTAGCCAATGATCCCTCTAGCTCGCGAGCCTAGGGGCTTGCCCGAGCTCGGTCAATCCTCATATCTCACCTTACTTTGGAACACCGAGCTTAAGGTACACATACTTAAATCTTCTCCTTATTATATACATGCCATTGTTGATCATCATGTCTTACCTATCCCTTGAATATTTACTGCAATTTAAGGACCTCCCCACATGCATGAAAATCCTATATTCTGGATTAAGCTAATAGATCTTGCAAATTCTATTGATTCCCCCAGCTAATTGTGGGAGACTTTAACTCGTTTGATTAGTAAGTCAAATTTTAActggattttgattttgaaaaagaccAAGCCAATTGACCGTTTGAATTAGCCGGTGGACCCCACACCCCCCTCCCCGGTCACTTTGATTGTTTGACTGTTAGCTGGATGCGAAAAATCAACCCCCCTCCCCTACTTCCTTTAGAGCAGTATTCCTCTGCAATTGAAGCCgcccccctccccctccccctcccctcTTCCTTCTCTGCTCCACCAGTCGTGAGTTGTGCGTGAACCCCTGCATCTCCTCCTCTGTCAGTTCGAGCACAGCAAAACATACGTCCCAGTCCGAGCCCCTACCACTTCCTTCTCTTCTTAAGAGGTGAAGTTAGCGCTTTCACACTTCCATATCCAAGTCGAAGGTAATTTCTCTGACTCATTTGACGTTACTCTTTCAAATTGTGGCTGCTTGTCGGTGAAAGGGTTAGGATTGTATGTATGTTCTGTGCATACAAGAGCAGCCCCTATGTTGCTCGATTTGTTTATGACTGCTTTCTGTGTAGCATCCTCTTCCTTTTGCCTATGAAATTGTTGGTTGTAGAATTTGTTGTTGCTGCTTTTCGGTTACAGGGAGCGTGTAGCTGGCCTTCGGTTGTACTTGTAGTAGGAAGATGGATGCAGTACGGAAACCGTATTGCAAATTAAATATGGTACACTGAAAGAGAAGGAACCTCTTAACATGGAAATGAAGGAATGGTGTTGAGAATTCATTAATTATGGAGTTGTATTATAATGGAGTGATACAAATGTTTATGTATGGGGCCCACTATTTTGAGTTtgaatgagttattttgttttgttgtgggtagagaagttaagattttaaaatctgacttacaaaccaaacgcatTGTAATGAAATATGCGCTGCATCTGATAAGATAGAAGGCTGTAATTATGCTTCATCTTCCCGCTCATTCCTTGATACTTTCCTTAGTCATTCAGGTTGTGTTGATCTTAGCTTAACTGGTAATCCCTTCACTTGGCGAAACAAAAGACTGGGTTTAACATCCATAAAACAAAGACTAGATAGAGCCATTACAAATGATGAATGAAGGACCACATTCCAAGAGCGGGAGTCTTCCATCTTCCACAAATTCGCTTTGACCATAATCCAATTATTCTAAAACTGTGGATGGACTCCTCATACAAACCTAGACCTTTTCGTTTTGAGGAAGCCAGGACCCCAGACAAATCGAGCAAAACTGTAGTAAAGAATGCTTGGAACAACATAATAAATGGTTCAAAGGCTTTCCAACTCTCTTCAAAAGTTAAAATGGTAAAAAGAGATCTTAGAAAATGGAATAAAGAAGTGTTCGGCTATTGCGGCACTAACATTGCAGGAATTATAAAGAAACTTCAGGAGATCTAAAGGAAGAGCCCAACAACCGAGACTAAAGAGCAAGAAGGAAAGCTCGTTGCAGAAATCGAAGAAAACCTTATCAGAAAGGATCTAATATGGCGTCAAAAATCGAGAGAACTTTGGTTAAAAGACAGAGACATGAACTCTAAATTCTTTTACCTCTCGACTGTCATCCGATCAAGCTCAAACCACATTGTAGCCATTAAAGACAGCAATATGGAATGGAGCCAAGACTATGAAGgaatagaaaattatttccTCCGAAACTTTCAAGAGCTATTTAACACCTCCCACCCAACAATACCCGAAGACATGGAAGGGCTGTTCAGCCAAATCATCACCGAATCTGACAATGAAAACTTAATCTGAATCCCTGATGATAAAGAAATCCTTACGGCCTTACAATCAATTCTAAACCTCAAATCGCTGGGACAGGACAGGATTCCATCTATGTTCTACAAGCACTATGGAGAAACAGTAAAACCACTTCTCTCTGCAGTGAAGAGATTCTTCAACTCAAATCATATTCTTAAGGAGTGGAACAATACTTTTATCTGCCTCATACCAAAATGTCAAAGAGCTGCTACCTTCAAGGACTTCCGATCAATCAGTCTATGCAATGTAAGCTACTAAGTTGTCTAAAAAATCATTGCAAACAGACTTAAGCCACTCCTTCACAAAATCAAACCGCCTTCATAGAAGGGAAATGGATCAACGATAACAGTCTACTTGCCCAAGACATCCTTCCCacaatgaagaaaataaaggcACGCGGAGGTTGGATTGGGATGAACTCGACTTTATGAAAGCTTTTTGATAAGCTTGAATGGAGCTTCATCATCAAGATCCTTGAACAACTAGGCTTTCACTCAACGTTCATATCATGGATATACCAGCGCATTTCAACTTCAACTTTTTCCATCCTACTCAATGGCTCACCTCATGGACACTTCTCTCCATCCATAGGCCTAAGGCAAGGGGACCCTATTTCACCATATACCTATTCGTGATATCAATGGAAATCCTGTCTTGACTTCTCTacaaagcaaaagcaaatggtgCCATAAAGGTATTAAGCTAAGTAGAGGAGGGTCACAGATCTCATACTTAATGTTTGCAGATGACCTCCTAATTCTATCCAAAGCAACGGAAGCAAACATCAGAGCCGCAAAAAGCATCCTAGAAAAATTATGTTCATGATCGGGCCAAAAAATCAATTACGCTAAATCAGGTATCTTCTTTTCTAATAACACCATGGTAGACACaagaagaacaacaaaatCGATCCTAGGTATGAGGAAATTAAAGGATGACGCAAAATACCTGGACAACCCACTATTcatcaaaagaaagaagaaggaatCCTTCCAAATCCTCATCaacaaaatcaaaagcaaactTGCTTCATGGAAGACCAAAGCACTATTTTGGGCGGGCAAAGCAACTCTGATAAACTCTGTAGTCAATAGTACCCCGATCTACATAATATCCCTATTTCGGCTGCCAAAATCCACTTTAAACAATATTGACAAGGTAACAAAACGCTTTTGGTGGGGTACTAGCAAAGAGGAGGTCAACTATTATACTCCAAAGAATTTTGACACCATTTGTTAACCAAGAGCAAAAGGCGGACTAGGCTTCTGAAGAGCAGAAGACTCAAACAAGGTAATGCTCTCAAAAATAGCCTAGGCACTGACAAAAACAAACAACAGCCTTGCGAGGAAAGCCATTAAAGCAAAGTACGGTAATTTTATCCAATCGCTCTTCCCCCTCATTAGTTTGGAAAGGTCTCCAATGGTGCAAAGAGACTATCCAGGTAAGCACTTGCTTTACTGTAGGTAGTGGCACAACCATCTCAGCTTGGCTTGATCAATGGATTCCAAGTATGAATGATCACAAACCCTCTCCTAGATTAAATGTAATTCATGACCCGGGCCTCAAGGTAAGTGGCTTGATACTGTACCAACCAAAGAGATGAAACATTTCACTGCTCATAAGCATCTTCGAGCAAGAAATAGTGCGGAAGATACTCAAGATCCACCTCACCTAAGACAACCTTGAAGACTCAGCACAATGGACGCAAATACATCAGGGAAGCATTCTATCAAATCCTTCTACCTTATGGACCATTATTACAGATTCCAAAATCATAGTGGAATAGTATAGAAAGCCATTTGGAATCTAAAAGTTCATGAACGTCTTAAACTCCATCTATGAAGAATAGCTAGTGAAAGCCTCCCCTAGTTTAGTGAAGAGAACACCCTCCGTCCTCTCAGCCAAACCAGCTCTGATAAGCTAGATCACCTCTTTGGAGAATGTATCTTCTATCGAGTTGTTTGGTAGGAATCACCCTGGAATCTCCATTCCAACATTATCCCGAACATTAGTGTTAGGGGTTTGATTAATTTTGTTACTTGCCCTCCCTCTACACTTACATCGAACTCTCCTGACAAGACCAAATTTTCTCTTTATGTTGCAATCATCCTTTATCAATTATGGATCTCACGAAACGATGTTTTACATATAGATAAACCATCTGACCTTCATGAAACTGTCAAAAGCATCAAAAGGTCTTTTATGGATCACAATAAGAGTAGACGCAACACGGAACGGGGAGAAGGAAACTCACACGCACTACCCCTGCTATACACATCATCACAAATACCCATAAGGCTGGAATGGAACATCATCAACACAGATGTAGCCTGAAACAGTAACAGATTGTTCATTTCGGGAATCATACAGCACCCGAATAGCCCCCCAATACTATCATGGTTTCAGATCTCCAACGATAATAACCCACTTCAAGGAGAGGCCCAAGCAGTTCTCCTTGCCCAAACAATAACTGCAGAGAGAGGAATGACAAAGATTTGGCTACGCAGCGACGCCTTACTACTTGTAGATGTCATTTTGCACCCACATAACACACCGTAAGAGATTAGGAACATAATTGCGGATATAAACTCTACTCTCAATCTTTTTTCAGAATAGTAATGCTCATGGATCCCTAGGACAGATAATACTCTTGCTCATGACTTAGGCCACTTCGGCTCAATGTCAAATTTTCAATCAATATGTATTTTTGAAGGGCACCTGAACCTAGATCCATTGTACAATGTAGATGCTACTtctcattaatgaaatatcatatttagccacaaaaaaaaaaaagagcatgaCATCTTACCACAATAAGATTGGATCTAGCCTCACCCCGTCGAGATTGATTTGGAAGCTCATCCGGAAGTCTAGAGTGGAGCCGTGGAGGCTTGATAAAGGTAGTGTCCGCGTCGCGAGTCGGGGAATATATTTACAAATAAATGACAaatatctttaatttttactttGACTACTAAGTGGTGCACAGGTCTTTTGTGTAAAATCTTGTCCCACTCCTAAACTATTCCGCAGTCCAAAGTCCAAACAAAACCAACAATTAAACCACAATTTCAGCTCTTATTCCCATTCCCATCAATTCTTCCATTCTTAGTCTCCTTCGTTCAATTCTTATCCCTCTTATCCTCAATTCCATGCATGCCATTAAATTCTAATCAGCCTCAATTCCTATCCGATTCCCTTCAACCAAACGATTTCCCATCAGACAAACGAACCGGAAGGATTTTGGATATTTCGGCATGTGTGCATGCCAAAAACTGCgacaaataattaatttttgtccACATACTATGTACCAGATTATATTCTGCAGCACTACGACCAAATTTATATGATCTATAATTAACTGAAACCCCAACTGCATAACGACATGAAACCGATCGTCGTTAAAACCAAATCATCGTGTTACTGCTGTGGAGGAGAAAAAGGTTTGTAATTATTGGCTCACGAGTTGTACGTTAAGACACCGAATTCACCCAAAAACGAAGCACGGTTGGCAGTTTTTTTCCATACAAGGGACGGGATATGCTTTCCACAGATCTAAAAAAATACTCAAACCGCAAGTGAGCTAAGGAGCAGTCAATTGCAGAAACATATAATACCACCCGTATGCCCACATGgcaaaaatgataaatgaatCAATTGCTTTTAAGTTTCATTATTCCATTGAATTGACGTTGCACTTGCTCTCCCGACCCACTAGGTTTGGTCGGGTCccattctttttctccaaTTGAAAAAATCTCTGTCGacataattatattatagttCCCAACAACACAACCTTCAATTCCCCTCGTTTTAAAAGAATCAAAATCCCAGCTTGGATCTGATCATAAAGCATCTGAATCCTTAGCGAGACCCTACGCTGTCCAATGTGAACAGCAGAGGCTCCAGAGTCCAGACCCCAATCAAAGCTCAACTTTTATGCGTTCACAGAAAACAACAATTGCGTCTTCTCCTCTGTGATTCGCAACCTAAAGCATTCTCTGTTTTTTCTATTCTAACTCAATGATTTAGGAGACTTAGAATGCATACCGGTAAATGGCATCAGCAGCCCCATCTTCATCATTGCTAATACCTATCACATTAGCCACCGCTTTTGCTTTTTCTGAGCCGTTGCTTAGGGCGACCCCCAGAGAAGCCAACTCAAGCATCTCCACATCGTTTTCCCCATCGCCAATGGCCATTATCTGTTAAGAGGGGACAAACAGAGAGatcaataaaaagaaatattcacTAGTGAAAGCTTGAAGAAGATCCTCTCCCATACTTCCGCTCAAAAATTTAGACGACTTGCAGTAACTTGTACTATCGTAAAAGCCACTTAATTCAACCATGAATCTTACCCATTAGGAACATTTACCTTGGAAAGATATGATCAGtggaaaaagataaagaaaagcTTAAGTTTTGACCACAGCTCAAAGAAGAATCATTCGTTATCTGTTGCTTTGGAAAGAGGTTGAGATAGAAAAGTTTTGAAAGGCACAACTCAGATAGACAATGTAACTTAGTGAAAGAATTTAGGCCAAATTCAGTATAGCGAAACGAAATAAGAATGCAATGGATTCACTGTGCTCACTTTCCATTCTGTCATATCAGATGAGACATCTATTCTATACAACAAAGCATTGTCACGACAATCTCAGAATTAAGTAAATAAGTACTATGTAATGCAGGACAACCTCCTCGGCACTAGCACCCAAGTGATCAAGAAGCATTCTCACACCACTCCCTTTGGATGTCCCTGGAGGAACAATTTCCAGCATATCAGGCACAGCTTGGACAACATTAGCTCTTTCTCCAATAGCTTCTGACCAATATGGTCTCAAATTTGTGGCCACTCCCTCAGAAGTATCTAGAAAGATCATCTTCTGCAAATAGCAGTAAGTGTCAGTTGAATTACACTTTCAAGATCATTCAGAAATGCAGACCAAGGATGCTCAGAATTCAGACAATTCTTATTCAAAATAGATAATTCTCATTTCTTAGCACGTTGGATGTGAACTTTGTGGAAGAAACATCATATACATAACCACACAATTTTTATGTGACCTCCGAATCCTGACATGCAGGAATATTAGCATGATTTCCTCTCTATCAAGCTCGATGAACTTTTCAAGGATACCCTTTGATTCCCTCCCCCCACCAACCCAATATTGCATTTGATTTCCATTCAAGTCATAATTTTATATTCCCAAGccaaaatgcaaaaatgtACAGCAATCATTAAAGCAAGGCATGTTTTGAACAGAAGCATCATTTTTTTGCTAGAGTTTTATCTTCAAATTTGCCAACAGCTACACCAGAGAAGGTAATCATTCCTCTGTTGCCATACCTGGATGTCTGCAGTAGCCAAGAGACGCTCAACTGAAGGCATGATTTCTGCCtaaagatataaatatatgcaatTAGTATCTCCACATGCAAGATCAAGCAACTAAAATTCATTTATAGTAGTATCCACCTTTGGCTCATGATATACAGTGTGTAACGAGTTGACAAGGGGATGTTCAAAAAGCGTCAAGCATCGATCCTCACAAAATGCAATAAGAGGAACTTTTTGCTCTTGAGAGTACAAAAAAGCCTGCAATTTCCCATTTAAGAGGGAGGGAGAAAGACCAAATGTCTCAATAAGCAGTCAAGATATAAAATGTGGAAAAAATATGTCTGTATATACACAAACTTATTATCTAGTAACCTTCTTGGAACAATTAAGACCTTGGGTTTTTAAATTCTCCACCACAGAGTTGTGGGGCAATGACGAAGATCACATGCAATCTTCCCATAGATTATGCAATAAAGATGATAAATATGTGCAAACGGCACTTCTAATCATTTTGATCAGTTCTGAGCACCGACAGACTAAGCAAAGATTTAAGTACCTACCTCTCTACAGACACTTTGATCCAAGTTTCTCCTAAAAATCTCTCGGCCCTGCCTACCATAAACAAGCAATCCCTGCAAACAAGAATAGGCAATAAGAAAATGAGACCTAGCATTAAGACGTGTTCGAAAGTAGAAAGCATCTGCCGTTTTACGGGACTGACTTAACAACAAAGATTAGAACCTGTACAAAGACGCCAGGTGAAAGCTCTGAAATGACTCCGTCTCTTCCAGCTAAATCCACAGGCTTCATGATGTTTATTACAGCTGGACGAGTCTGCTCCATAAAATGATATTTAGATGCAACAACTAACGGAAATATAAGTTTCCAGCTACATAAAGAGCAGAGGATCAACAGTATGGTAGATTTACAAAGTTAGAAGAAGATAAGGATCAAGATGTGGCTATACATGAAGACTGAAAACCGTGAAAGGACATGCAGATAGCAGAAGACAGAagcattaaaatttttattttcccttaCCTTTCCAGTGGCTATGACCACTTTTACACCCCTCGACAAAGCCTCCTTCAGGGCTTTTGCGGTGATTGAAGAAATTTGACTTTTGCTGTTCAATAATGTACCTGTCAACTTGCAAAAAGATATACACTTACAGACCATCaacaaaattgaagaaatggAGAAGAAAACAGCAAAGGAATCTGACCATCCATGTCGCAGAAGATGTAGCTGAATTTCGGTTTATAGAAACGAAGACTGCCTTCTTTCTTCCTGTCTTTTAATGAAATGATATGTCAGACTTTCTTTAACAAATATTCAAGTAGTAGGCAAGGAGTTTTagctaaaaaaagaaaaagagaaataaaggGCAAGATGGGAGAACTGACATTGCCAATTATTCCTTACAAATAAAAGATCGGGAAGAAGCTGATAGAGAAAGAATTACCAGTTGCATTCTCCTTATATGGACTTCTATCATTCTGGGAATCATATGCACTTTGAATTAGTCCTTTTCCTTTCCACCCCAGACTTTTCAAAAGAATTTCCTCCTCTTTCTCCATTTCTGTTTCTGCCTCTTCACTGAGCTCATGGTCAAAAcccaaaagatgtaacaatcCATGAACCTGCATCAGATGAGGTTTTTAGAACTTCTGACcatctttccttcttttctcttattcACAACAAACTACACATGCGCTAcattgtgatatatatatatatatatatacagaaaaaagaagaagaaaaagaaaaaaaaattgaaacataTCCTCAAAAGCTTAAATCCAAACGTTAACTTAAAATCGgggaaattttcttttgctctCTCTCCACGAGCCTTTGAGGAAAATCATAGGAGGAAATAATTCAACTAAGGTTGTTAACAATATCAATATAGACCATACACATGTAACCTGAGGCATCTAGATTGAGTTGTTGGTGCCAATTGACTCTTCTAACCATTACCTATCCcatactaatatatatgttcatccttttattctttttatcaGAACAGCAACTGATAATTGTAGCCAGAGAAAGAAATTGTGTTCGAGTTCACACCTACCAGAAGGATCCGTATTTCATCGAGGAGAGTGTGCCCTCTTTCTTCCGCTTGTCTTGCTGCAGTC
This genomic window contains:
- the LOC116199999 gene encoding profilin-1, translating into MSWQTYVDEHLMCDIEGNHLTSAAIIGQDGSVWAQSSSFPQFKPEEITAIMNDFTEPGTLAPTGLFLGGTKYMVIQGEPGAVIRGKKGPGGVTVKKTNQALIIGIYDEPMTPGQCNMIVERLGDYLIDQGL
- the LOC116199992 gene encoding endoribonuclease YBEY, chloroplastic, producing the protein MLVRSYFSSSATTMARALVRAASSLSSLQSPPRPPAPLRPRAFHYAASPLKKSALLGRGTGGLWRGGDARAFARASASQRGYRKARRQLPKKSKERELELSVSICIEDDLPDDPEILSIADLLRVNVPMAMKLAFDGLKDSNYKTRDTAIQDVGGYQSVELSVLLCNDEFIRKLNKEWRDEDHATDVLSMSQHVPELKLPILMLGDIVISVETAARQAEERGHTLLDEIRILLVHGLLHLLGFDHELSEEAETEMEKEEEILLKSLGWKGKGLIQSAYDSQNDRSPYKENATDRKKEGSLRFYKPKFSYIFCDMDGTLLNSKSQISSITAKALKEALSRGVKVVIATGKTRPAVINIMKPVDLAGRDGVISELSPGVFVQGLLVYGRQGREIFRRNLDQSVCREAFLYSQEQKVPLIAFCEDRCLTLFEHPLVNSLHTVYHEPKAEIMPSVERLLATADIQKMIFLDTSEGVATNLRPYWSEAIGERANVVQAVPDMLEIVPPGTSKGSGVRMLLDHLGASAEEIMAIGDGENDVEMLELASLGVALSNGSEKAKAVANVIGISNDEDGAADAIYRYAF